Proteins from a genomic interval of Oreochromis aureus strain Israel breed Guangdong linkage group 6, ZZ_aureus, whole genome shotgun sequence:
- the LOC116311932 gene encoding B-cell receptor CD22-like, with the protein MLLAEAGCLFLGFILCLSGGQGKPNSICALKGSSVNLPCSHQHPTARNSWYTGHWTVSKIMFSADETHVKYSMSAESNFTLTINNLTERDANFYCCIKTADTSKCQQSGIHLQVTELQVKVIPATQGQTVTLMCSSSCPLTEKPAAYIWYKNREFLYEDWSPWYQELLSSEEAVTYSCAVKGYEDLRAPEVSVDSITQTCFSVTYAKGRMCSSQQTSVDESCSITYPREIHVQRTPAEHKDHIRLTCNSSCFLTDPLISFVWYENRKPTLKEGKQIQVPRSQTDSLSCAVKGLEDVRSADVCVNGSCWSLNYVHSRICALEGSSVNISCKYSHPDYEQIQSKCWYKVKREAEQLTEDADHVEYDDSMKNQHILRLKKLKRDDSAEYRFTITAENEEVKQSDFPGVTLIVTELRVKMSPSAVVTEGQRVTLTCSTSCPLTDNTNYIWYLNSRPLTPRENQNKHLILDPVSREDAGSYSCAVKTNKDISSAPKTLTVQSITGTWTPAAAGVSAALLLLILLTVFCLIRKKRPCSNCSGNEIMENSTYESFSAPLPEEEPNYSEICLSKNKTETIYSTVQPFQPQEQDHHPYNVVDLRNKTAPKLNDQAVDT; encoded by the exons ATGTTGTTGGCAGAAGCTGGATGTTTGTTTCTGGGATTCATTCTGTGTCTGTCAG GTGGTCAGGGAAAACCAAACAGCATCTGTGCCTTGAAAGGTTCATCAGTGAATCTGCCCTGCTCACATCAACATCCCACTGCAAGAAATAGCTGGTACACTGGACACTGGACTGTCTCCAAGATAATGTTCTCAGCAGATGAAACACATGTAAAGTACAGCATGTCAGCAGAGAGTAATTTCACTCTAACAATCAATAATCTAACAGAGAGAGATGCAAATTTTTACTGTTGCATTAAAACTGCTGACACATCAAAGTGTCAACAAAGTGGAATTCATCTCCAAGTTACAG AGCTGCAGGTAAAGGTGATTCCTgccacacagggacagacagtaacactgatgtgcagcagcagctgtcctCTGACTGAAAAGCCTGCAGCCTACATCTGGTACAAGAACAGAGAGTTTCTCTATGAGGACTGGTCTCCCTGGTACCAAGAGCTGCTCAGCAGTGAGGAAGCAGTCACATACTCCTGTGCTGTCAAAGGCTACGAGGATCTCAGAGCCCCTGAAGTCTCTGTGG ATTCCATCACACAGACCTGCTTCAGTGTGACCTATGCTAAAGGGAGAATGTGTTCTTCTCAGCAGACATCAGTGGACGAGTCCTGCTCCATCACATATCCCAGAG AAATTCATGTCCAGAGGACTCCTGCTGAACACAAAGATCACATCAGACTGACCTGTAACAGCAGCTGTTTTCTGACTGACCCTCTGATTTCCTTTGTGTGGTATGAGAACAGAAAGCCTACActgaaggagggaaaacagatTCAGGTTCCCCGCTCTCAAACAGACAGTTTGTCTTGTGCTGTAAAAGGTCTTGAGGATGTGCGCTCTGCTGACGTCT GTGTAAATGGTTCCTGCTGGAGTTTGAATTATGTCCACAGCAGAATCTGTGCTCTGGAAGGATCTTCCGTCAACATCTCCTGTAAATACTCACATCCTGACTATGAGCAGATACAGTCTAAATGTTGGTATAAAGTCAAGAGAGAAGCTGAACAGCTGACTGAGGATGCAGATCATGTGGAGTATGATGACAGCATGAAGAACCAACACATCCTCAGATTAAAGAAGCTGAAGAGAGATGACTCAGCAGAATACAGGTTCACCATCACAGCAGAAAATGAAGAAGTGAAACAGTCTGATTTTCCTGGAGTTACTCTGATTGTCACAG AGCTGAGAGTGAAGATGAGCCCTTCTGCAGTGGTGACAGAGGGTCAGAGAGTCACACTGACCTGCAGTACCAGCTGTCCTCTGACTgacaacacaaactacatttggtACTTGAACAGTCGACCTCTGACCCCGAGAGAGAACCAGAACAAACATCTGATCCTAGACCCAGTCAGCAGGGAGGATGCAGGAAGCTACTCCTGTGCTGTGAAAACCAACAAAGATATCAGCTCTGCTCCAAAGACTCTCACTGTCCAAAGTATCACAGGAACATGGacaccagcagctgcaggagtttctgcagctctgctgcttTTAATACTTCTCACTGTCTTCTGTTTGATCAG AAAAAAGAGGCCTTGCAGCAattgttcaggaaatgaaataaTGGAGAACTCCACg TATGAAAGCTTCTCAGCTCCGCTGCCAGAGGAGGAACCTAACTACAGTGAAATCTGCTTGTCCAAGAACAAAACAGAGACTATTTACTCCACTGTTCAGCCATTTCAACCACAAGAGCAGGACCATCACCCCTATAATGTTGTGGACTTGAGAAACAAGACTGCTCCTAA GCTCAATGACCAGGCTGTGGACACCTAG